In one window of Nocardiopsis aegyptia DNA:
- a CDS encoding ATP-binding protein gives MTDIPLSRGTASARLAAPGWLYLPLLSLPLWAWTLWAVPPDGAVPVLVASAAALAALVVLALSLNRRERRVRELTGEIAGLRADTAALAEDHLPRLSERLRQGDSAETALHRVPAPADPGGRAVLGAVAAQIAAAERRRASAMVACATAAGRVQALATTMLADLRRMQERHGDGVGSGDDVLGDLMHLDHSTAQVGRIADSIAVLTGARSGRRWGRAIGMESIVRGAMGRIGDYRRVRVHNVCTQAVAGFAAEGVVHCLAEILDNAARFSPPTSEVHVHVEEVQAGIAVMVEDGGLVMGEEALERARRTVESGLDLATISGTRLGLAVVGQLAQRYGLSVSFRSSSRGGTAVVLLLPQKLIKPLPRPRVDRTPDTAAGIAPPPASASPGTAAEADAGTETTPPASPTADGARTAETGLPQRRRGMTLAAAEKARPAPADSGPATPTKGFGAFRSAVRGQDPNGSSKDA, from the coding sequence ATGACTGACATCCCCCTCTCCCGCGGCACCGCCTCCGCACGGCTCGCCGCACCGGGTTGGCTGTACCTTCCCCTTCTGAGCCTGCCCCTGTGGGCCTGGACACTGTGGGCGGTGCCCCCCGACGGGGCCGTCCCCGTCCTGGTCGCCTCCGCGGCGGCCCTGGCCGCGCTGGTCGTGCTGGCCCTGTCCCTCAACCGCCGCGAGCGCCGCGTCCGGGAGCTGACCGGTGAGATCGCCGGGCTGCGCGCCGACACCGCCGCGCTGGCCGAGGACCATTTGCCGCGGCTGTCCGAACGGCTGCGCCAGGGAGACTCGGCCGAGACCGCCCTGCACCGCGTCCCCGCGCCGGCCGACCCCGGAGGCAGGGCCGTGCTGGGTGCGGTGGCCGCGCAGATCGCGGCGGCCGAGCGCCGCCGTGCCTCGGCCATGGTCGCCTGCGCCACCGCCGCCGGGCGGGTCCAGGCGCTGGCCACCACGATGCTCGCCGACCTGCGGCGCATGCAGGAACGCCACGGCGACGGCGTCGGCTCCGGCGACGACGTCCTGGGCGACCTGATGCACCTCGACCACAGCACGGCCCAGGTCGGCCGGATCGCGGACAGCATCGCCGTGCTCACCGGAGCCCGGTCGGGCCGCCGCTGGGGACGGGCCATCGGCATGGAGAGCATCGTGCGCGGCGCCATGGGGCGCATCGGCGACTACCGGCGCGTGCGGGTGCACAACGTGTGCACCCAGGCGGTGGCCGGCTTCGCCGCGGAGGGCGTGGTGCACTGCCTGGCCGAGATCCTGGACAACGCCGCCCGGTTCTCGCCGCCCACCTCGGAGGTGCACGTCCACGTCGAGGAGGTCCAGGCCGGGATCGCGGTGATGGTCGAGGACGGCGGCCTCGTCATGGGCGAGGAGGCCCTCGAACGGGCACGGCGGACCGTCGAGTCCGGCCTGGACCTGGCCACCATCTCCGGAACACGGCTCGGACTGGCGGTCGTGGGGCAGCTCGCGCAGCGCTACGGGCTGTCGGTGTCCTTCCGCTCCTCCTCCCGGGGCGGTACCGCGGTCGTCCTGCTCCTGCCGCAGAAGCTCATCAAGCCCCTGCCCCGGCCCCGCGTCGACCGGACCCCGGACACCGCGGCCGGCATCGCGCCGCCCCCCGCGTCCGCGTCCCCCGGCACCGCGGCGGAGGCCGACGCCGGTACCGAGACCACACCGCCCGCGTCCCCCACCGCGGACGGTGCGCGGACGGCGGAGACCGGCCTGCCCCAGCGACGCCGCGGCATGACCCTCGCCGCCGCGGAGAAGGCCAGGCCCGCCCCCGCCGACTCCGGACCCGCCACCCCGACGAAGGGCTTCGGTGCGTTCCGCTCGGCGGTACGCGGCCAGGACCCGAACGGATCATCGAAGGACGCCTGA